A genome region from Eurosta solidaginis isolate ZX-2024a chromosome 2, ASM4086904v1, whole genome shotgun sequence includes the following:
- the CalpB gene encoding calpain-B, producing the protein MYDPRNYFPKNYHSTGIGLVNLAALGYNKNERSDSDTPKPGLYPALPYPTAPPDPDAARLTYGMPMPPGAANSTPYPPASTAPYPSASTAPYPQQQSLYPTLGQSAQNVLYPNGGMMPQPYAPYAAAAATAPYPSALGSSNAEPAYPTFGAATAPALPYPTSMPSGMPLPYSVPPPTSASSLYPTIPMLPDGAMPTYGGGGGCVVSESANETLPTHNEEPSVGVPEIPFSAVKVPENENMFWMKEKIRETRGVQDDAHVPYDTLRNSCLDNGTLFEDPDFPANNDSLMFSRRPDRYIEWLRPHEITDDPQFFVDGYSRFDVQQGELGDCWLLAAAANLTSDPNLFFRVVPPDQNFEESYAGIFHFSFWQYGKWVEVVVDDRLPTYRGELIYMHSTERNEFWSALLEKAYAKLHGSYEALKGGTTCEAMEDFTGGVTEWYDLKEAPPNLFNILDKAMNRNSLMGCSLEPDPNVFEAETPQGLIRGHAYSISRVCMIDIHTPNRHGKLPMIRLRNPWGNDAEWNGPFSDNSPEWRYIPEAQKQELGLTFDADGEFWMPFQEFLNNFDRVEICNLSPDSLTEDQQHDGKRKWEMQMFEGEWTANVTAGGCRNFLETFWSNPQYVITLTDPDDDDDDGKCTVIVALMQKNRRSKRNRGMECLTIGFAIYHLTDRDMETRPQGLNFFKYRASVARSPHFINTREICARFKLPPGNYLIVPSTFDPNEEGEYIIRVFSETVNSMDENDDSVGYCDVDDRIKPNIPPPREEDPQRENLRRLFKSIAGSDMEVDWMELKRILDHSLRDVMIDGNTFSKDACRSMVAMMDKDQSGNLGFEEFEALLTDIAKWKAVFKFYDRDHNGEIESFQLRDALNSAGYRLNNRVLNALGRRYTSREGKITFDDFLMCAVKTKSYIDIFRERDTDDMNRATFSMDEWLERTAYT; encoded by the coding sequence ATGTACGATCCAAGAAactattttccaaaaaattaccATTCCACAGGAATCGGTTTAGTGAACTTAGCAGCATTGGGCTATAACAAAAATGaacgtagtgatagtgatacaccAAAACCGGGTCTATATCCAGCGCTGCCCTATCCAACAGCTCCACCAGATCCAGATGCAGCACGTCTAACCTATGGTATGCCAATGCCACCAGGTGCAGCAAATTCAACACCATATCCACCAGCATCAACAGCTCCATATCCATCAGCCTCAACAGCACCATATCCACAACAACAGTCGTTATATCCGACCTTGGGACAGTCAGCACAAAATGTACTCTACCCCAATGGTGGCATGATGCCGCAACCGTATGCACCATATGCAGCAGCAGCAGCGACGGCGCCATATCCGTCCGCCCTTGGTTCTTCTAATGCAGAGCCAGCATATCCAACATTTGGTGCGGCGACAGCACCAGCGCTTCcctatccaacatcaatgccaaGCGGTATGCCGCTACCATATAGTGTGCCACCGCCAACATCAGCATCCAGCCTTTATCCAACAATACCAATGCTACCAGATGGTGCAATGCCAACatatggtggtggtggtggttgtgtagTGAGTGAATCAGCAAATGAAACGCTACCAACGCACAATGAAGAACCATCAGTGGGGGTGCCAGAGATACCATTTTCGGCGGTCAAAGTACCCGAAAATGAGAATATGTTTTGGATGAAAGAGAAGATACGTGAAACGCGTGGTGTACAAGATGACGCACATGTGCCATACGATACGCTACGCAACAGCTGCCTAGATAATGGCACACTTTTTGAAGATCCCGATTTTCCAGCAAACAATGACTCACTAATGTTTTCACGACGCCCCGATCGTTATATTGAATGGTTGCGTCCGCATGAAATAACTGATGATCCGCAATTCTTCGTGGATGGCTATTCACGTTTTGATGTGCAGCAAGGTGAATTGGGCGATTGTTGGCTTCTGGCAGCAGCAGCAAATTTAACTTCCGATCCGAATTTATTCTTTCGCGTTGTGCCACCTGATcaaaattttgaagaaagttATGCTGGTATCTTTCATTTCTCGTTCTGGCAATATGGCAAATGGGTAGAGGTTGTGGTGGATGATCGTTTGCCCACATATCGTGGTGAATTAATTTATATGCATTCAACCGAACGTAATGAGTTTTGGAGCGCATTACTGGAGAAAGCCTATGCTAAGTTGCATGGTTCGTATGAGGCGCTCAAAGGCGGTACAACTTGCGAAGCGATGGAAGACTTTACAGGCGGTGTTACTGAATGGTATGACTTGAAAGAGGCGCCGCCAAATCTTTTCAACATACTCGATAAAGCCATGAATCGTAATTCTTTAATGGGTTGCTCATTAGAACCCGATCCGAATGTATTTGAGGCTGAAACACCACAAGGCCTCATACGTGGACACGCCTATTCGATATCGCGGGTATGTATGATTGACATACACACACCAAATAGGCATGGGAAGTTACCAATGATTCGATTACGCAATCCATGGGGTAATGATGCCGAGTGGAATGGTCCATTTAGTGATAATTCACCTGAATGGCGTTATATACCCGAAGCGCAAAAGCAAGAGTTGGGTCTCACATTCGATGCCGATGGCGAATTTTGGATGCCCTTTCAAGAGTTTCTCAACAATTTCGATCGTGTTGAAATATGTAATCTCTCACCAGACTCACTAACTGAAGATCAACAACATGATGGCAAACGTAAATGGGAAATGCAAATGTTCGAAGGTGAATGGACTGCTAATGTGACCGCAGGCGGTTGCCGTAATTTCCTCGAGACATTCTGGAGTAATCCGCAGTATGTTATAACGCTAACCGAtcctgatgatgatgatgatgatggcaaATGCACCGTTATAGTTGCGTTGATGCAAAAGAATCGGCGTTCGAAACGTAATCGTGGCATGGAATGTTTAACGATCGGGTTTGCTATCTATCATTTGACTGATCGTGATATGGAGACACGCCCACAAGGtttgaattttttcaaatatcgCGCCTCCGTAGCGCGTTCACCACACTTCATTAATACACGCGAGATTTGTGCGCGTTTCAAGTTACCACCTGGTAATTATCTAATTGTACCATCCACCTTTGATCCCAACGAAGAGGGTGAGTACATAATACGTGTCTTCTCTGAGACAGTGAATTCCATGGATGAAAATGATGATTCAGTGGGTTATTGTGATGTGGATGATCGCATTAAACCCAACATACCGCCACCGCGTGAAGAAGATCCACAACGTGAAAATTTGCGTCGACTATTTAAGAGTATCGCTGGTAGCGATATGGAAGTGGATTGGATGGAACTCAAACGCATACTTGATCACTCGTTGCGCGATGTTATGATCGATGGTAATACATTTTCGAAAGATGCTTGCCGTTCAATGGTGGCTATGATGGATAAAGATCAATCGGGTAATTTGGGCTTTGAAGAGTTCGAAGCGCTACTTACCGATATTGCCAAATGGAAGGCCGTATTCAAATTTTATGATCGTGATCATAATGGTGAAATAGAAAGTTTCCAACTGCGTGATGCGCTCAATTCAGCTGGCTATCGTTTAAATAATCGTGTGTTGAACGCGTTGGGACGTCGTTATACATCACGCGAAGGTAAAATTACCTTTGATGATTTTCTGATGTGTGCGGTTAAGACTAAGTCATATATTGACATATTCCGCGAACGCGATACCGATGACATGAATCGTGCGACATTTAGCATGGATGAATGGTTGGAAAGAACCGCCTACACGTAA